A window of the Terriglobia bacterium genome harbors these coding sequences:
- a CDS encoding TIGR03435 family protein, protein MTGLKVHTICLGGPFPGLIAEAYGMFADGQRHSPTLTPPIEGGPSWINSERYTIVAKAEGDPSEGLMIGPMLQGVLEDRFKLKVHHEVREIPVYALTISKNGSKLSGVEGPACVPVAGKPCLSGMRFQGHNLVLHLRGTLAQFAETLAASLDRPIVNKTGLSGTFDLHLEFAIDQATAPAFQALAGTADPSGGTSIFTAIQEQLGLKLEPSKGPGDFLVIDSVDRPSEN, encoded by the coding sequence ATGACCGGTTTAAAAGTCCATACAATATGTCTCGGCGGTCCGTTCCCTGGTTTGATTGCGGAGGCCTATGGCATGTTTGCCGATGGACAGCGCCACTCACCAACGTTGACCCCGCCGATAGAAGGCGGTCCTTCTTGGATTAATTCGGAACGTTACACGATTGTCGCTAAGGCCGAAGGCGACCCCAGTGAGGGTCTGATGATCGGGCCGATGCTGCAAGGGGTGCTCGAAGACCGCTTCAAGTTGAAGGTTCATCACGAAGTCCGTGAAATCCCCGTGTATGCTCTGACAATCAGCAAGAACGGATCGAAACTTAGCGGGGTCGAAGGTCCGGCATGCGTGCCCGTGGCCGGCAAGCCCTGCTTGTCCGGAATGCGGTTCCAGGGTCACAACCTTGTATTGCATTTGCGCGGCACCCTAGCGCAGTTCGCAGAGACACTCGCCGCGAGCTTAGATCGGCCCATCGTAAACAAGACAGGTCTTAGCGGAACCTTTGATCTCCATCTGGAATTCGCCATTGACCAAGCCACTGCACCGGCGTTCCAAGCATTGGCGGGCACGGCCGATCCGTCCGGTGGTACATCCATTTTCACGGCGATCCAAGAGCAGCTCGGCTTGAAACTGGAGCCCTCCAAGGGGCCGGGCGACTTCCTCGTCATTGACAGTGTCGACAGGCCATCGGAGAACTGA
- a CDS encoding DUF4203 domain-containing protein, whose protein sequence is MINLSIPTVGLLIGIAILLLGRKLFWLFVAAIGFAAGVELAPQIIHQPAPMVTLIIAVVLGLIGALLAFLLQKLAIAVSGFLAGGWFAIRVYTLLSMHVTNTQVVFIVGGILGAILFLALFDWALILFSSVVGARFIATAIVLSQTSRSILFILLIVVGIVVQSSMLSPARRYARR, encoded by the coding sequence ATGATCAACCTGTCGATCCCAACGGTCGGACTTCTGATAGGCATAGCCATACTGCTTCTCGGCCGCAAGCTGTTCTGGTTATTTGTTGCTGCAATCGGGTTTGCCGCGGGTGTCGAACTTGCCCCGCAAATCATCCATCAACCGGCACCGATGGTCACGCTGATCATTGCTGTTGTATTGGGGCTTATAGGAGCGCTGCTTGCATTTCTGCTCCAGAAGCTCGCGATCGCAGTGTCCGGTTTTCTGGCGGGTGGATGGTTTGCCATCCGCGTATACACACTTCTCTCCATGCACGTCACCAATACTCAAGTCGTATTCATTGTCGGCGGCATTCTCGGTGCGATTTTGTTTCTGGCACTCTTTGATTGGGCTCTGATCCTTTTTTCGTCGGTCGTCGGGGCACGCTTCATCGCGACCGCGATCGTGCTGTCGCAAACGAGTCGTTCCATTTTGTTCATCCTGCTGATTGTGGTCGGTATCGTCGTACAGAGCTCGATGCTGTCACCGGCCAGGCGATACGCACGCCGTTGA
- a CDS encoding MoaD/ThiS family protein: protein MIVNLHLHTLLQRPSPNGLIRQLEVELPPGATLEELLTREGIVIDSENYLLVVNSRNVEPDQVLKDGDEVDLIPAISGG, encoded by the coding sequence ATGATCGTTAACCTTCACTTGCACACCCTTCTGCAGCGCCCCTCACCAAATGGGTTGATCCGCCAGCTCGAAGTGGAATTACCTCCGGGCGCCACCTTGGAGGAACTGCTCACGCGCGAGGGGATTGTCATTGATTCTGAAAATTATCTATTGGTGGTCAACAGCCGCAACGTCGAGCCGGATCAGGTATTGAAGGATGGCGATGAGGTTGATTTGATCCCGGCCATTTCCGGCGGATAG
- a CDS encoding aldehyde dehydrogenase yields the protein MQKYHMLIDGEWLNAASGEFFESINPFTAQPWALIPRGAKADVEHAVAAAKKAFYGKDWHGLTASTRGALLRRLADLLAAEADRLAEIETTDNGKLLSEMRVQLQYVPKWFHYFAGLADKIEGRVLPSDKPGFFNFTREEPLGVVAAITPWNSPLLLATWKLAPALAAGNTVVLKPSEHSSVSALVFGELFEKAGFPPGVVNIVTGFGGEVGEPLIAHPDVAKVAFTGGDRTGQAVYEQAARGIKRVTLELGGKSANIVFDDADLEAAVNGVVAGIFAATGQTCIAGSRALIHRPIFEAFADRLVNLARSARMGNPLDLSTQVGPITTHPQYEKVLDYMNVAKGEGAVCVLGGGPAKRPECGTGWFVEPTIFTGVRPEMRIANEEVFGPLLSLIPFDDEEEAIRIANSTIYGLAAGVWTSSIRRALTMSERLEAGTVWVNCYRVTSYMTPFGGYKRSGFGREGGMEAIREYLQTKAVWIDISGTTQNPFGLR from the coding sequence ATGCAGAAGTATCACATGTTGATCGACGGCGAATGGCTCAATGCGGCGTCCGGAGAGTTTTTCGAATCGATCAATCCATTTACGGCACAGCCCTGGGCTCTCATTCCTCGCGGGGCGAAGGCGGATGTGGAGCACGCCGTCGCTGCGGCAAAGAAGGCATTCTATGGAAAAGATTGGCATGGTCTGACGGCGAGTACACGAGGAGCATTGTTGCGGCGGCTGGCGGATTTGCTGGCGGCCGAGGCGGACCGGCTTGCCGAAATCGAGACTACGGACAATGGCAAGCTGCTCTCTGAGATGCGCGTTCAACTTCAGTACGTGCCGAAGTGGTTTCACTATTTCGCGGGGCTGGCGGACAAAATCGAAGGACGTGTTCTACCGAGCGATAAGCCGGGCTTTTTCAATTTTACTCGTGAAGAGCCGCTCGGTGTGGTGGCTGCAATCACGCCGTGGAACTCTCCGCTGCTGCTGGCGACCTGGAAGCTGGCGCCTGCGCTGGCCGCGGGTAACACGGTAGTGTTGAAGCCTTCGGAGCATTCATCGGTGTCTGCGCTGGTTTTCGGGGAATTGTTCGAGAAGGCAGGATTCCCGCCGGGTGTTGTGAATATCGTTACCGGATTCGGCGGGGAAGTCGGCGAGCCGCTTATCGCTCATCCTGATGTCGCAAAGGTGGCGTTCACTGGAGGCGACCGGACGGGGCAGGCCGTTTACGAACAGGCGGCGCGCGGAATCAAGCGGGTGACCCTGGAGCTCGGCGGCAAATCGGCGAACATCGTTTTCGATGATGCGGATCTTGAAGCTGCGGTGAACGGCGTCGTCGCCGGCATCTTTGCCGCGACCGGCCAGACCTGCATCGCCGGATCACGCGCGCTCATTCACCGTCCGATCTTCGAGGCGTTTGCAGACCGCCTGGTGAACCTCGCGCGATCCGCGCGCATGGGCAACCCGCTGGACCTCTCGACGCAAGTCGGGCCCATCACCACGCATCCTCAATACGAGAAGGTCCTGGATTACATGAATGTCGCGAAAGGCGAGGGCGCGGTATGCGTGCTCGGCGGCGGTCCGGCGAAGCGTCCGGAATGCGGAACGGGATGGTTCGTGGAACCGACGATCTTCACCGGCGTCCGGCCGGAAATGCGTATCGCCAATGAAGAGGTCTTCGGTCCGCTCCTGTCGCTCATTCCGTTCGACGACGAAGAGGAAGCCATCCGCATCGCGAACTCGACGATTTACGGACTCGCCGCAGGCGTCTGGACCAGCAGCATCCGCCGCGCTTTAACGATGTCTGAACGTCTGGAGGCCGGAACCGTGTGGGTAAACTGCTATCGCGTTACGAGTTATATGACGCCGTTCGGAGGCTACAAACGATCCGGTTTCGGCAGGGAAGGCGGGATGGAAGCGATTCGCGAGTACCTGCAGACGAAGGCTGTGTGGATCGATATTTCCGGCACGACGCAAAATCCGTTCGGTCTTCGGTAG